gaatgattttttcttctattttctttttctttgtttctatgATTTGATCAAAAGTTGCTCTTTTAGCTGCAGTGAATCTTTCTAAAGCCTGTCGGTCTACAATCTGCctcagtgattgaaaattgttagaaatatgctcTATTAGTGTTTtgagcttgccggaagggcttgctccatcttcaatcttgcaatcaggGATTAATTTGTACAACACTTTAActaattgatcaattattcccttatcTGCATGTTCCCTCCTTTAATAATTTATGAGTAGTCATCATCATTAACTTAGTTGGACTCATCTTAGTGActaatttcttctcaacctaagaagtgtcaattaccaaaacctttgttggggaTTCAATATTAATTGCCGGTATAGTCTCAGTTCCCTTTACTTTATCCTTTGTAGtatcggtggctttgccacttggtgcagtgccAGTTACcattggtggagtattatccataatatttccTGTAACCTATACATTTACTTCCTCAAAAATGGTTTCTGTCGGTATGGACTATACTCTCTCCTTAGCTGGTTGagtctgtatatctatagttactgtcagttgagtcaaaattggagttgaactacccaaaatacctttcccttttgatttattaggaatggtggaagttgttgccttaacaaacTCTTCCTCAGATGTAAGAAAATCTGGATTTTTTTGGAAGAATTTTGCCCAACCCtcactggtctcatttatcactTCATTAACTCTGCCCATCATTAGTCTTATCTGTCGAGGTTTGctactgaaaattgtcctattagcaacatctatacatcTCTTAATTTAATTACGTCGAGAGGCATCCTATACAATGCCATCACATTGgtgaaacaaaaaagaaagggcAGTTACAGTCTAGCATATGGAATTCGAAGAGTCTTGCCGTCTTGCGTCCACAATGATAATGGTTACGTCCATTAATTGGAATCATAGTGAAAGGACAATGATTTCATTCGTAACCACAATAGAGTCATGCTACTGAAAGACCATCCATTTTGGCTTTTGTAGTTGTAGTGGCAGTGGAAAACCATCTGTTTCAGCTTTTGTAACTGTAGTACGGTGAAATACCAACTGTTTCATCGTCACTATCGGTCTTTTTAAATGCAATTTCATTCTCTTTGCCGTTCATTTGTTTTGAAGATATCTGGCATTCCTTTTACCAGTGATTTGTTTCCAAAATATTTGTTTGCAAAGATAGAAATATAGGTTATAGTCCATATTTGGGCATCTTGCTGAAGAAGAGTACATTATTGGTAAGCGGGCTTTACAAAAAATTTGTTTTAAATTCAGTTTTCCTTTATTGTAGAGGAATTAATGAATGTTTTTTTCTTACAATTTTCAGTGCATCATATTCTGGGGTTTCTGCTCTTCTACATTTTCTCTGCAGAACATTTGTTGCGTGTCTACAATACACTTTATAGTTTTGCCAAAATCAGGTATGCATCCTTTCCAGAATACCCTATTTGCTCATGTGTGCTTCAATGATCATAATGAAATCGAGGAAactctctatttttatttctttcacGACCATTAACTATTCTTCTTCTGAATTCTATATCATGGCTAGGGCGCTAAGAAACATCCTCATGATGGCTTAACTGATCAGGTTCATTTGTATAAGAACATCAAATACTAGAGATGATTCACCAAACCACTTCTCATGTTCCATGCCATTTTGTAGCTGGTAAAAAAGTAAACTTCTATCACAAATAGGAAATGACAAAATGATAGACAGACTAAAACCGCAATATGTGCAATGTTGGTTGTATAAATAATAACGCAACTGAGAGTTATTATTTGTAAAAACTAGGACATTCTGATTAGTCTAACatcaaaatgaaagagaacaagttGAAGTATGAATACATTTAATATAGTTGTTTTAGTTCATACAAAACCTTAATTACAAGAAGATAAAATTTGGTCCATCAGAATTCAAATTTTGTTAATTTGAATGAGTAGTTTGAAATAAATTAATGTGTATGGAGTGTGCATGATACTCATTTCACCCTTATAATTTTAATTTGGATGTCCAAAATAGTGTGAGTTGTTTGAACCTTATAGTGATTCATACTGAAAATCAATATATCTGAGTTGCTAAACACCCAACCATGATTTATTCACAAAAAAATAGCTACACATTTATTGAGTCATAAACACTGTAGAATAGTAGTATATAATTGTCTATAGTCTATTATTTGTGCACAAATCTTGAAATAGAGGGTCATAAATATAGCCAAAGAAAGATCTATGAAAAAccataaattatataaaaaaatagaaaacgAAAATTATACACTGGTTTTGTCATGAGCATTTATGATAAAATTAGTCAAATTGGACTCTATTTTAAACTGAGGATTTTTATTAAATGGTAAGAAATTGAAAGAAACTATCTGGATTAAACATTACTTTTTCATCTCCTTAAATTTAGACAACTATTTGAATCGCCACCTTTAATCATTAGATAGTTAATTCAGATTGAGTTAATCATTATACTAACAATGTATTCTTGGTGAGGAAACGTAAAGTAGTTGAGCAAATTGAAAATAATCAACTCAAACATTAAATTCACTTTAGGTCAAAAATTAAAATGCTAGTAGTTAAATAGGGCTACTTTTTATTTCATTATAGCATAAATATAGCATGCATGTTGTAAAATCTTCCTTTTAGATAATCGTAGGTTCCTATGACAAATTTTGTGGGCTAATAAAGGTAACCAAAGAGAGCTCTATTTTAAATTGCTGAGGAAACGATGCAATTTCAAACAAGAGACGCAAAGCGTCATGTTCCTACCGAGAGGAGAATAGAAAATGTATGGATGGTACTGGGGAGTGTTAATGTATATGCTAGATATAATGGTAAAGAACAACAAAAGTTAGGTGTCTGTATGATTGAAATGTAGATGGGAGGGGAGAAAAGTAAAAGTTGTATGGTGATCTTATGTTTTGATTAAAATCTGTTTGAGTTAGTTAGAAAGTGGATTTAATTTTTGTTGTAAAGTaattatatatgatatataatgATAGTATATTTATATTAACTAAAATTGAGTATCTTGTTTATTGAAGGAGGTATAATGAAAATGGTGCtttttaataagaaattaaaaaaagttAATATCAAGCAATATTAACTTGTATATTTCATATAAACATTTTGAAATATTATTATGTTCTGTAATAACATTGTATCAAATTGATGTGTATCGTTATTTATAAATCAGAGACcttttttgaaaagaaatataaaaaacaaatattTCATATCACTGAGAAGAACAGATTAAGAATGGTAGCATGAATATTTGCAATAGTAAATTTATTAATTTAGGCATTTTTGTTCTTGTAAAAGACTCTTTTTCTTCTGTGCAATTGTATAATACTAAGAAAGAGGAGAAGTCATACAAGTATCAATCGAGAACAGTGCTTAAATTTATCTGTAGCAGTCACAAGGATATATCTCTTGAGCAAGACTAAATTGTATATATGACCCTTTTCCATGGGATCGATAGGCAAGTCTTTCACTATGCCAAGTATGTGTAATTTGATTGTGGTTATACATAATGACAGAAAATATGTATTTACTTGAGTGGATCCCCATTAAATGGTCCCCCTATCTGTTTCATATAGGATGCATCCGCACTGTAGCAGGAATCTGCTGTACTCCTGCACAAGGCAATTGAGGGGGTAGAGCTCGAAGTCCAAATGTTGCAATTCAAATTAAGTCGATAAATGCAATTTTTCCATTGATATAAAGATGGGGCAAAGATCATGCAATGCAAATCAGACGTAGCCTATTGCATCGAACTAGATGGTGCTTGGCTTATGTGTCCTAGTTCAACTTTTCCTAAAATAAAACAAGCGGATACAAATAAGATTGTACCTgatgcttcttctccttctttggcTCATTTCTCTTAGGAGACTTTGTTTTGTGTTTGGTATGTGCTACTGGGTCGTAGCCAGGAGGGACTTCAGGCATTGATTTTCTGAACTGGGCATTTATAATAGCTGCTAAATCAGATTCAAGTAAACCGAAAAAAATACACAAGAAGAGATTAAGGCAATGGAGTGGaatgaaataaatgatgattaattgATACCAGGGCGCGTTCGAATCATACAGTACAGGTGCTCAACCTGTGATTAGAAACATGGTATATATATTAAATGCAAAACTGTAAGGCAAATTACTGGTTTTGTGAAAAATAGAACAGCGTACAAAGTATTAGTAGACTGTTTTCACAGTGATCATAGACTTCTCATAGGGCTAAAACTTTAATGCATGTGGACACCTTAATCAGTTGTATTGTAGAATCTGTTACCCCCATTTGGAGATTTAGTTGGATATAGTAGAAAAAAATTGCAATAATAAAACAGACCTAAACCTGGTTACCCAAAGAAGGGATGTGTTCATTCGGTATGCCACAAAAGCACAAAGAGTCATTAAGTGTCACAAATTAAAGAATACAGAGTCATTAAGTGTCCCAAGAAGTGTGTTTTTAAGTAAtccaaataatattttttaaagaaaaatatagaaacTGGTGCTGGAATAAAATCCAACCCAGACCCAGCAATCCAAAGAACGCATTCCTTTATTATCTCAAAAAATAAAAAGTTatactttaataaaaaaaaatgaataggtGTATGAAATAAATCTAAACTGAACTGAACTACAGACACATTTTAACTAAGTATCTTCAAAGATTCGAAATAAAAATAGGTCCAAAGAGTTGTAGTCGAATGGCTTAAAatgcctaatcataagaagagcaaCTCAAGTTCAAATCACAATTCAAGCAGGCATACTTATAAAGTGTAcaagcaaaaaattaaaaattaacggCTATTCGATATAAATATGAATCTAACCTGACACTTGAATAATTAAGTTTAAACATGGGTTTAATATCTCTAATGTAATCTCTTTATATTTTGTTAGCTTACCGCATGGATATTAATGTATTACAGTTCTCATTCAGTGTTGATCTTATGAGACTAATCGTATGATACCAGTCCATAGATACCATGCCTAAAATGTGAACAGATTGAAAGAAATCAGCACACTAGAATTGTTGAACTTATAGCGTAATTTATGAATTTAACTTTATTATCAATATATGGAAATTTTGGAAACAAGAAGATAACAAAATAACTAAAATCACCACTACATCATAATATAGAGATAAAAAGTAAAACAAATAGTGAAAAAGGTTGAAATAGCCATATGAGTACATGATATGTAAATTCAAATAATGTTACAGAAATGCAGAGCAAATGAGAAGAACTTATTTTTAAGACAACTGAGGCTGACTATTCATGTTAGTGATCTTCCATTATAAGGCAAAGGCTCAGTGAAATCCAAAATTACTCCACTTTGTTCTAATTCTAAGTAGTAGGCTACATAGCTgtagtttttaaaatatataaacataCATGCTGTACTTTTTAAAATATACAAACATACAGGACTACTTTCTGTCACATGATTTGAAAGATACAATAGCAGACTTAATTATAGGTAATCATAGAATTTGCTGAAAATTTTTAGTTCCAGTGAAATAAGAAGACGTGAATGTTCTTAATTTGTGGAGTCAAAATTCATGCTATAAAAGTTGTAGCTGCTGGCATTTGCTGTGTTCGTATTGAGATTGTAGCAAAGAGTCGAAGACCTGCAAAGTGGGTAGACAATATTTAATAATATGAGAGAGAAGTGTAAGATGGTAAATCTGAGAATAAGAGGAGAGGAATGTGTTATTTGATGAAGGTGTTGTAAGGAGGAGCAACTGCTTACCTGTGTTGTATGTTTCTAGATTAGTGTGTGGTGGCAGAAGTGTGGATGATTGTATTTGTTTGGTTGAGAGTGAACTCTCCTTGGGCAGAGAAGTCACGGAGAACTTCGATCACTTTTGATTTGTCATTTATGTAATCTTGAGGTGATAAGTCTTGTAGAGTGGGCATTAGCTGGACTGCTATAGTGTTCTCTATGATGCAATTGATTTTCTGGTCAGGAGCTGTTGTGAGAGTTGACTTAAGGTGCAAGGAATATTCATGTTTGATGTCCTTTTGGCACTTTGGACAGTAGGCAGTGTTGCCATGGAGCATGCCGAATGTGTCAAACTTGTATTTGCAGGCAGTGCAAGAAGCAATGAAGGGGTTGGAGAATGCATTTGTAATAGTTAATTTGCCTGTGACCTGCAACCATAAGAAGGAAACAATTATATAGCTGCCAAGACGATGGTTTGTTGGCAAACATGTGCAAACTGTGGAACAATACAAAAGGCATGCGAACTGTGTAAAATTTGGTTTTTCTTACCTTGTTGGTTGATTCCATGAGTGCTGTTAGCTTTTGCAATGTTCTTTTGTCCTTGAGTGTACAAATGAATGTAGCAATGCCTGTGCGGAATGCATTTTTGAGATCAGTTCTTTTCACAATGTTTTTGAACAACATTTGTGGAAGCTCATTACTTTGTAGTTTGTTCTCTATTTCTAAATAGTGTTGTGTGAAGTTGGCATTCATCCATAGCTGCAAAATAGGAAAGAAAATACATAAGCATGGTGTGTAAAGGGAAAGTAAAGAATGATGGAGGTTGGTTTGAAAAAAAAGTAGAGATAAGGGAAAGAAGTGTGAGAGCTGTGAACCTGAGCGTTATCATTGTGTGCATCTTTTATTTCCAAAGTGTATTGTACACCAGATCTCTTTGCTGCAACTACCAAAGCGCCTATTGTGCCAATAGGATAGTCACTTGTGTTATTTAGCAAGTGCCTGATTGTGGTGTTTGGGatgaagttgtagtcatgtaaaatACGTGGAATTACTTGGAGAGTGCTTGTGTCCTTGAGGAGAAGAACACAGTCACAATCACCTTTGTCGTAGTCAGTGCGTGGAACAACGTCAAAATCTGATATAGAGAGGCCCATGCCTACGATGATTTTGTCTTCAAATTTGTGTAGTAAGTTGTTGCTGACAGTGAGGGTTATTGTCATTTCACCCTTCAAATCTGTGAGGTCTGCACGAAGAACTTCTCTAGTCTTGTTCACTTTGTCCAATGTTGCTTTGTAGATGACAAGAACATCTCCTTGAAAATTGTTTCCAGCTTTTCTGGCATTTAGGTCGTCGATTGATAATGAAATTTCATTGTTAATTTTGGACCTGTGCAaagaaggaagagtattagtaCTATAGTAGTAAGGAAAAAGAGAATGTGTAATGTTTAGATAGTGCATGTATATTACCTTTTGCTTGTGTTCTTGTCCATTATCTCAGACTTTGGTGCTATTGTTGTATGTTGTTGCATTCGTAATGCTGCAGAAAAATAGTAGAGTGTTGAGTAATGATTATGTTATTTGCGTATTTTTGGGAAGGAAAAAAAAGTTGTAAATTGTGAGTGCTCTATTGGGAAAGTGAGTTTTGTGAAAAAATTTGTTGAATTTTGCTTGTTTGAGGCGGATTGATTGAATTTTAAGGATTGTGAATTGTTAGAATAGCTGCGAGGTGGTCAGTCCAATATGCTTCCATCCTATTAATGGTGCATATGTTAGTAGTTGAGTTTGACCATATGTGATCGATTAGTGGCTTATTTATGGTGTGCGTTTCTTTTAAGAGTAAATGTATATTgtacttttgcatatgtttctcaAGCACTTGTTTGGATTTGGTTTGTGTGGACATGTCAATATTGAGGTCGCCAACAATGTAGAGTAGTGTATTAAGGTCTATGATGTTTAGTATTTCATCAATAATTGTTGTAATTTGTGTAATTGGAGTATTTGGCTTTGCATAAATATTGCAAATGTTTAGTTGTGTAGTTGATAATATTATTGTTAGTGTAATTGCTTCGATATTAGTGGAATGATGTGTTTTGGATTTGGAAATAGGATACTTTGTATTTGTTAATGTTGAGATTCCATGGACATTATACATTGTATACATATTAAAGTGGTTGGCTAGAGGATTTGTTTGAGATGGATGTATGTGTGTCTCTTGTAGGCACAAGATGTCTAAAGACATTAAGATGTTGTCATTGAGTATGTCGAGTGTGTGTGCCTGTAAGGTAGGTGTGTTTAGTGTGCATATTTGCAGGTGGTCAATGTTGTTGGAACAAATAAGTTTGTTGTCAATATTCCATTGTGCAGTTGAAAGTAGACGCAACATTTCTATGTGcactttttttttaactttaaaatttGTTGGAGTCAATGGGTGTATGAGGTATAATTTATCAAGTGTTTTAGTTCGTGATAGTGCTGTGTATGTTAAGCCATGTTGTTTAATGCCAGTGGGGTCAAATGCCATAGCATCCATTGTAAGGCCTTGTGATCGATGTATAGTACGTGCACATGAAACTTGAATTGGAAATTGTTTCCTTATTGTAGTGTGTGGTTGTTTatttagtttttgtattgctttagtTATACGGAGTATTGGAGTCCAGTTTGTTTGAATGGTGGGATTGTAATAGGGTGCAAGTTTTTTGCGTTGTTGTATTCCTACTGTTGGGTCATTGAAATCAATCCAAATGATGTCAATGTGATTGTGTTTTGTATATATTTTGAAGATTCCATCAGATCCATTGACAAGGCCATCTTGAGTATTGTAATTGCCAGCATATATTTCAACTAGTATATTTGGTTTGACGTGAATTTCGGAAGGCAAAGTAGTTGTGTGGTCATACAAATGAATTGTGTCTATATTGGTTTCTTGCTCATCCAATGCATTGAGGACAATTGTTTCTCCTGGAAGTTTTGTTAGCATtttattattgtggttgtgtaCATCAACTTTTCTATAGAAGAGGTGAGGTAGTGTTGGGTCAACTGGTGGTTCCTTTAAGCAATGTTGATTAAGATAGTCAATGTCATCACTTGTTTGTGCAGCGACACGCATTTTGTTTAAGATATAGATGAAAGTTTCATCTTTTTGTCGCATAGTTTTTGTTAGTGGGTAGCACTTGACATTGTCAATCCAGAAATTATATGGCAACAAAtctgtagcagttggcttgttttCAAAGATAATGGAGTCAAGTACTGGTAGTGCTTGGTAGAGGTCACCACAAAATATTGTGTCCAACCCACCAAAGGGTGTTGTGGGTGTTTGCATTATGTCACGTAAACGTTTGTCTATGTAACGGAGGAATGTTGAGCCAACTAAAGATATTTCATCAATTAGCAGGATGCGTAATTGGCTGAAGTGTTTTGACATTGTATCTAGAGTGTCAGTGCTAAGTGGTACAAAGTTTGATTTGTTGAAAGGTATGTGGAATGTTGAATGTAGTGTAGTTCCACCAACATTGAATGCTGCTTTTCCTGTATATGCAGTGAGTAGTCCTTTTGGTTTGTCTGGATCATTGTCAATGGAAGCACTGTAAAGGCGGAGAAGTGTTTGGTAGATAGCTTTTGCTGTGAATGTCTTTCCAGTTCCTGCTCCGCCAGTGAGGAATAAATGCAAAGGCGTTTGCATGTTTTTCATCTTTTTAATGGCAATGTCTTTGACAATTGCTTGTTGCTCTATGTTTAGCATTTGTCTTAATTTGTGGTATTCATTGTTATCAATGATTTGTGTGTGCTTTGCAATTTCAAATGCACCATGGACAACTATATCTGTAGTTTTGAGGCTTTTTTTGTTGATATCAGGTCCTATGTCGTATAGCTCATCTTCATTGAATTTGTTTGGTACATGGACATCGTTAACATCGTTAGGATTTTCTGTATCGAGTTCATTGATGGCTTTGTCAAGGTCGCCCCATGTAGGGTTAATAGTAAATGTAAATTTTGCACAGTTTTTTAGTATTGTTTTCTCATGGTGTGTGTATGCACTTTCCCATGATAGGAAATTATCTTTTAGTGTGGTTTCATTGAGGGTAAATGGTACATATAGCACTAGTTTCTCTCTACAATAGTTTTCTATGTCAATATGTTTGTTGTAATTGATAAACCTTATTATGTTTGGTTTTGCTTTTTGCTTGATCTTGGTGCCATCTTTGTTATAGGTAGCAACAAATTCAGCAAGGCAAATAGCAGCGATTGTGGGTGGTCGTTGTATGTAGTAGTGCATCAGAGATTTGCAAATAATATCTTTAGAGTCATCTAGTTCTTTTCTCAATTGTTTTGGAGGTTTTAGTATAAATGTCCTTTCATCATCAGGTCTTGTGTCAATGAATATGCATTTGTGTGAGCTTTTATTCAATGGGAGGGAGAGGACAATGTGGGCAGCTTGTTGTGATGACATTTGTTGTAAGTTTAGTAGTGCATTGCCAAGTTTCTTTATCATTTGTATTGCATCTATGTTTTCATGTTGATGCTCTTTACGTATTTTGTTGAATGCTTGTGTCATTGACTTGTCAACTTTTGCAATGTAGGAACTGCAATACATTGCTGCTGCATATGCATTTAGTATGAATTGTGCATCTGTATTTGCGTTCCATAGCAAGGGCATTTGTTTGGCAAAGCTATTGTTCCATATTTGTGAGGGCTTTCTTTGTAGTAGTAACGTTGGCCTCTGGATTGTTGACCTTAGTGCTAGGATGTATTCATCCTCAGTTATTTGGATTTCATCTAAGAAGTCTTGCACGGTGCAAGAGGCATCATAATTTTCTATTTGCAATGTGGAATATATTTTTGTAGAATTtgacattattttttcatttttttctaataaTGGTTCAAGTATCATTGTGTTTTGCATTGGTGGAAATGGGAAATTGTATCTacaatttgtctttttgtttcttctGCATTGCTTTGTGTGGTGATGCTTATGTAAATTTGCAAGTGAATTGTCTAAATGTTCTGTGCTACAAGTAATGTACTTATCAACAAACTGTACTATATCTGTAGTTGTGGCTTTCCCGTAGATTGGTGCATCTTTGGTCCATATGAGGAAGTGGTCATGTTCATTTCCTCGATTTTGAAATTCAGTTACTGAGAAGTAGTCACTGATGTCTCCAAAGAAACTATTATCAGATAGTATTAGTTTTTTCATTGCATTTATTCTATGCCTATAGTATCGTGCACATGTCACTGGATCTTTTTTAATAAGTTGGAATTTATggtttccaatttgagtaatgtcTCTTTGTTCATCTACTTTTGAGTAGTGTAAATCATGCAGTTGTTGAAGAGTTGTCATCAAGGGTTCCCAATTTTGCTCCGAGCTAGTGAATGTGAGGAAAAAATTTGGTGGCCCTAGTTGTCGGATCATTGCAAAGACATTTTTTTTTAGCTGATGTGTGTAATCTGGAGAAATTCTAATTCTTTTAAAGTCAATGTAACCAATATTTGATTTTAGCATTCTTTCTAGGTTTGGCTTTTCTTTGACATCTTTTGCAATTAGCTTTTTGCCTTTAAGTTGTCCTTTCCGTATTCTTACCCACATTGTTGAGATGACTTGTTGTATAAGGACTTTGACAGTTTTGAAAAATAGGTTAGTTGTGTGATATGCAAATTGTCTATGTGAGGTTAAGAGTTCCCATTGTGCAATCTTTTGGTATGTAAACCTTTTCGTAATGTCATCATCACGTGCGCTGCCAAAAAAAAGTGTTGGGAAGTTCATTTCTTCAGCATATTTGTCTTGGAAAATGCCTATGGGACAATTGTCTTGTGCGGGAGCAATTTCTAGTATTTTATCCTGCATTTGGTGTATGCACCTAGATTCAGTGAATCCGTGTATCAAAGTTTCTGATGGTTGTTCTTCTTCCATGTCACTATCTGTGTCAGTATCAGTATTATTTGTTTGTATTGTTTCTTGGTTATTTGAATTGTGTTGTACGATGGCTTGCCAATCTTTGTTGATTTGCACATTTTGTAATTTGTAAAGTGGTGTGCTTGATAGTTGAAACAAAGCTTGCATTATAAGGTTTGGGCGCACCATTCCTTTCTGGAATGCGTTTTTGTACTCCAGGCGCCTCTTTAGCGATACTGCAATTGTTGTTGTGCTGTCAGTAGATTGTGGTAGTGCTGTTTGTATTATGTCCATATTTGCTGGGACATTAATTATCAAGCCGGTCAAGCCTAGTTGTGGTCTTCTATGGCCTAGTTCCCAAATTTGTGCAAATGCAATTCTCAGTGAGACCAATCGTTCTTCTAGCTGGGATAGATGTTGTACATGTTGCAATGGTTTATTAGTATGAATGTTGTGTGGTGTTGAATATTTTGGTAGCACATGTTGTTGTAATGCATTGTTACAAGTTTGACATATTGTATTTCCTGTTGTAGTACGATCAAATTGCAATagagtttgataagtgtttttttcTTTGTCTTTAAATACCCTAGTTTGTTTTTTAAAGTGTAACATTAGGCAAATTGAACAAGTATACTTAGGAGTATCTTGTATTCTGTCTTTAAAAATTCTTACTGGTGACAGTGAACTAGTCCTCTTATTAGTTTTTTGTTGAAATGATGGGTTGATTGCTATTGGTTTGGGGATATTGTAATCATTGGCAGCTTCAATATTTATAAGCTTTTCACTTCTAATTTGTTTTTTTAGTTGACGAAGTGTGATTGTTGAGGAGTTTGTGTTGGTTGATTTTGCTCTTGTACTTATTGTCATATTACCTATTTTGCTTTGTTGAGGTTCAATATGTTGCGTTGACTGATTACTAATGGCTAGGACTTGTTCCAATTATTTTTTTGTAGAACATGAAGGCATAATCTTATCTCTAAGTGTTCTTTTTAATGTGCGCAGTGTTAGCTTTTGTGTGTATTTGGTATTTTCATTTCCTATTTCTAACAGTAGCTCAAAATGCCCTGAAAGTGGATTTGTGTCATGGAAGAGTAAAGAATAGCATTTTGtgtttgaaaattctttgaaatgcaAATACTTTTTTCCCGTTGTTTTTGACCAAAGACATATTTGTATATTGAGCCAGTTTGATATCCAATGGATACAAAAAATATCTCCCCATAGTCCTGTTTCTTTT
This genomic stretch from Cryptomeria japonica chromosome 8, Sugi_1.0, whole genome shotgun sequence harbors:
- the LOC131857618 gene encoding uncharacterized protein LOC131857618 — protein: MDIIQTALPQSTDSTTTIAVSLKRRLEYKNAFQKGMVRPNLIMQALFQLSSTPLYKLQNVQINKDWQAIVQHNSNNQETIQTNNTDTDTDSDMEEEQPSETLIHGFTESRCIHQMQDKILEIAPAQDNCPIGIFQDKYAEEMNFPTLFFGSARDDDITKRFTYQKIAQWELLTSHRQFAYHTTNLFFKTVKVLIQQVISTMWVRIRKGQLKGKKLIAKDVKEKPNLERMLKSNIGYIDFKRIRISPDYTHQLKKNVFAMIRQLGPPNFFLTFTSSEQNWEPLMTTLQQLHDLHYSKVDEQRDITQIGNHKFQLIKKDPVTCARYYRHRINAMKKLILSDNSFFGDISDYFSVTEFQNRGNEHDHFLIWTKDAPIYGKATTTDIVQFVDKYITCSTEHLDNSLANLHKHHHTKQCRRNKKTNCRYNFPFPPMQNTMILEPLLEKNEKIMSNSTKIYSTLQIENYDASCTVQDFLDEIQITEDEYILALRSTIQRPTLLLQRKPSQIWNNSFAKQMPLLWNANTDAQFILNAYAAAMYCSSYIAKVDKSMTQAFNKIRKEHQHENIDAIQMIKKLGNALLNLQQMSSQQAAHIVLSLPLNKSSHKCIFIDTRPDDERTFILKPPKQLRKELDDSKDIICKSLMHYYIQRPPTIAAICLAEFVATYNKDGTKIKQKAKPNIIRFINYNKHIDIENYCREKLVLYVPFTLNETTLKDNFLSWESAYTHHEKTILKNCAKFTFTINPTWGDLDKAINELDTENPNDVNDVHVPNKFNEDELYDIGPDINKKSLKTTDIVVHGAFEIAKHTQIIDNNEYHKLRQMLNIEQQAIVKDIAIKKMKNMQTPLHLFLTGGAGTGKTFTAKAIYQTLLRLYSASIDNDPDKPKGLLTAYTGKAAFNVGGTTLHSTFHIPFNKSNFVPLSTDTLDTMSKHFSQLRILLIDEISLVGSTFLRYIDKRLRDIMQTPTTPFGGLDTIFCGDLYQALPVLDSIIFENKPTATDLLPYNFWIDNVKCYPLTKTMRQKDETFIYILNKMRVAAQTSDDIDYLNQHCLKEPPVDPTLPHLFYRKVDVHNHNNKMLTKLPGETIVLNALDEQETNIDTIHLYDHTTTLPSEIHVKPNILVEIYAGNYNTQDGLVNGSDGIFKIYTKHNHIDIIWIDFNDPTVGIQQRKKLAPYYNPTIQTNWTPILPLRMQQHTTIAPKSEIMDKNTSKRSKINNEISLSIDDLNARKAGNNFQGDVLVIYKATLDKVNKTREVLRADLTDLKGEMTITLTVSNNLLHKFEDKIIVGMGLSISDFDVVPRTDYDKGDCDCVLLLKDTSTLQVIPRILHDYNFIPNTTIRHLLNNTSDYPIGTIGALVVAAKRSGVQYTLEIKDAHNDNAQLWMNANFTQHYLEIENKLQSNELPQMLFKNIVKRTDLKNAFRTGIATFICTLKDKRTLQKLTALMESTNKFAHVCQQTIVLAAI